In Sciurus carolinensis chromosome 4, mSciCar1.2, whole genome shotgun sequence, the sequence ccaagtcattgggattatatgtgtgccactgagcctggccacACAGTCTCTTTAATCTGAAACATTAAACATGTGAAAATCTGAACAAACACAAACCTATGGTAAAGTATATGACAAAAGTGATCCTGACGGCCTTAAACACAGCTACTGCAGTTGACCTATgactgtgtgtgtgctggggaatAAACCTACGGCCTCAAGTATGCCTacgcaagtactttaccactgaactacatccccagccctggtcttTGGCTTTCTCAGTACAAATCACTGGAGTTGGAGGTGAGAAAAGGAGGTGGAAAAGCAAacagggctttttattttttgatgttgtagattaaactcagggtcttgtgaatGCTAAACATATGGtctactaccactgagctacatctccagccttggttatagctcagtggtagtagagcatgtgcttagcatatatatggtcctgggttcaatccccagtacaaaaaaaaaaaaagaaaagaaagaaaaagaaagagagagaagcagttTAGAGTCAAGGTATAGTAGCTATTAGTATATGTGGCTATTTAATTAAAATCagggctggagtgtagctcagtggcagagtgcttgcctagcatgcatgaagccttgggttccatctccagcactgcaacaaGAAAgtaattaattgaaattaaaaattcactggcTGGGTGTGTGGCAgaagtctataatcccagagattcaggaggctgaggcaggaggattgcaaatatgaggctagcctcaacaacttagggagatcctgtctcaaaacaaaaagtgaaaagtgTTAGGGTTATAGGGttatatgtagctcagtggtagaatgcccctttcaatcccaagtatcaaaaacaaatacaaaaaacaaaaaacaaaacaaaacaagaaacactTCACTTTCTCGGTTGCACTAGCCACATTGTCAAGTGTTCAATAACCACATGTAGCTACCTACTGTATTGGAAAGAACAGATaaggaacatttccatcatcacagaaagtttATTGCATAGAGCTGGAAAGCACCTATAAATGTTGTTCTCCTTCTGGACTTTCCTGAAGACCATGAAGGCTTTTGAAGAGTGCAGGTGAGGGGAGAAACTGAAAGAAGGACAGAAGAGGATTGGGCAATAGCAAACTACTCTAGGTGTAAAAGAGAAAGAGGTCATAAAGGAGAGCATAAGGAATACGAAAAGTCAGTCAAAGAATCTGAAGGAGAGGTACAAAGGTAAAAACAAACCTTTTTACTGGGGAGAAAGTTCagggaaaagtagaaaaaacacagaaattttaGTTCTGATGTTTAAACCATGAAAGATAGTGACCACTGGAACATCAGTAGTTAatgacatcatctcaaatcaGATTCAAGCCTGGTATCTTGGCAGCATGTTGTATGTTTTGTCTTCCTACCCcacttaaagaaaaaagatttaaaaaaaaagtctctgagATTGGATCCAAAATGATATCCCTGGGCTaggaaataaatgatttattgAGTTCTTCCTCTTTTGTGCCTAGCATTCTAGGTACCATGCCACAGAAGGATATAACAGTATGGGTAGAAGACTAAGGAAGTCTGTTTGGTTTTGGGAACCATGGACCTGAAGGTCTACAAAGTCAGGAGAGATCAGGGATAGACTCCAGGAATGGAATACTTACTGAGAGGAGACATTGTACAGTGAGCTTTGACTAATGGAAAGAGAATCTTGGATGTAGGTCCCTTATCAGGTTGATCCCTTATCAGCTTGTACTTTGATTTACCAAGCTCTCTCCATCTATTTCCTGAGGTCAGGCACCATGTCTTTTTCACCCAGCTTTGGGTCTCCATCACATAACATAGTCCCTAATACCTAGTAGAAGATTAATTACAGTTTGTTGAAGTGCAAGAGGTTAAGCTTTATATGAAGGGacaaaaagaaactttatttattttattattattattattattattattattattatagtaccaggaattgaacccaggggctgagccactgggttcaaccactgagccacatccccagtcttttaaaaaatattttgagacaggttctcactaagctgctcagggctttactaagttgctgaggctgactttgaactcatgatcctcctgcctcaacctcctaagcgctgggattacaggcatgtagcaCCCTTGCCTGgctcattaaaatgtttttagtttaaaTTGACTTAGATGTAAGTATAATTTTGATGACTGATAAGACCAATTAGACTATAGCATTCATGATGAATGTGCCTTAGTATTGTTGTGAAGGTTATTCCTTATTTACACTGCTCAAGTTAGGTAAgtggatttctttctctttccctctccttgagTCCATCTCTTCTCAATTCTCCAGACTtgagttttttggggaaaaaagcaaaggaaaaatgagGAATAGAAATGAGGTCATTGGGAGTGGTATAgggataaaaaagtaaaatgagtgGAGGATGGCCCCACTCTCAGGTTTCTGTATTCCAATGCTTTGAATGATAACTAAGACTTTCCTTTGCACTTAACCCCTGGTTAAAATTCcggaaaaaaatcaggaaactgGAGACGGAGAATTCACTAAGAATGAGATGGAAGTAATTAGAATTGAATTTTCTTCCACATTCATAGCAAGGTAAGTTTCTAGGATGTCAGATCAGAGGCCACAGTTCCAGAGGGATTGGGCCTCCCTTCTTGTCACTTGGTCTCCTTTTTCCCACTTTCAGAAAATGTGTAAGAAGCACACGTTCCCCATTCATCTAATGGGAGAAATTCTCAATTGGGCTGTAGAGTAATAAAATTCTAGGAATCTGCAAGCCTCCACAAAGCCTAAGAAGTAGTTCTATGAAAATGAGCAAACACTGGCATGTACATCACTGCCCCAGAGGCACAGAGACTACTCCAAGGATTGTTGGTGTAGATTTCAGTATCCCACTCACTACAAATTCATCCCATCTCATTTCCAGCTTCTTTCTCATGAAGACAAGACTTCTGGGATTGGTCTGTGGTCCAACTAGCTAGGGAAAGCTAGGATGCTTTCCCCTTGCAGGAGGGAATTAGATCCAGGTCTCCAGCCTCCTAGATTTTCCCCCTGGAGTTCCTGTGGACCCTAGTGTCCAAGCTCTTAGATTCTCAAGGCGCTCCCTTGGGCCTTGGGGCAGGATTCCCATTCTCTGCCTCTCCATCTCCCTGGAATTTTCCACTGCAGCTGCCTCCGCTCCCAGACACCCCTCCCTGGGCAAAATTCCAGCTCCCTCCGCCTCCCCTTCCCTAATCACACCTCATTCCCACCCCCAGCCCTAAGCCCAGCCCACAGTCCGGCCCACACCCCACGCTAACCCTGGTGGTCCCAGTCAGAGAAGTGGGGGGCCAGGCACATTATGAAAGGGTGAGGAGGGTCCCCATCTCCCTTCTGGGCGGGAGAGAAAGGACAGTGGAGGggttggtccccagtgtggctgGAGTGGGGGGAGTGGCCCTCCTCACATCCCCATATAAGGCAGGGCAAGCAGTTAGGCTCCTGCATTGGCTGATTCAAATGAGCATTCCACCTGGCAACAGGGTTTCTATTGGTTCTCAGGAAAAATAGGAGGAAGGTGGATGGAGGTTGTTGGTGGCGGTGATTGGAGCGGGGGGAGGGGAGTGGAGGTGACCGAGTGGGGGGCGGTTACCAGGGCAACAGGGTAAGAGCCCAGCAGGGTGTCCGAGACAGCAGGCGGGGCAGGGAggtggagaaaggggaagaggaaaagagggcgggagggagaggaaagagaccGACCAGGAGGAGCCAGACTGGGAGACCTGGGacggaggggggggggggggggggaagacaCTAAGAGGAGGGAAGGGTAGCaaaggagggggaagagggagatAAACGAAGCAAGAGAGAAAGTACAGAGATGGAGATGGTGAAAGATCGCCAGAGACATCAGCCAATGAGTCAGAGAAACAGATTGAGagggaaatggaaagatctcAGAGAAAAGATGGATAGTAGTACTCGGGAAGGAAAAACCTGGGTGGGGCCCCAAGATTTCTGAGGAGACCAAGACTGAGAAACTGATAGAAGagtcagaagagagagaaatttcgAGGTGTGTACACCAAGGGATCAAAAGATGATGTATTTAAGCACTCATATCATAATGATGATGATGCTCAACAAGGAATGcctttttattaagaaaatgatatgataaaaAGGGGAAGAgtaatgataataacaaataTGGAAGTGCACACACACCAAAGACACTTTTTTCCCTGATCACAGCCTTCCACCCACTCCATCCACCTCACTGACTTTTAGGATAAACCACAGCCCAGGTCCCCCTCCTGAAATCCCGAGCTTCTCAAAATGACCCAAACATGCTGGTTGAGGGTGAGAGCAACGTGCAGAATAGGGTGGGGCTGGAACTCCAGACATGGACGTGTATTATATTTGCAAAGGAGGTGGATATAATACAGAAAGGCTAGGGAGGATggcagcagaggaaagagaaaagcaaagagggaaaatgtaaaaaattaggACATGAAGAGGAGTTAAGGAAAATCAGCTAAAGATATGGGGCCAGGTGACTGAGTCAGATAAGACAAAAACAGCGTTGTCTGGGAGAGACAGGGAAAGAGTCCCGAGGTGCTAGGGTAGAAGAGGATCAGTAAGAAGTGGAGAAGAGGTGCTAGAAGAATGAAGATGAGGGATGTAGCTAGTTGTAAGGGAGGGGTCTAGGGGAGATGAATAAAGAGGGATGAAGAGAAACACAAGGATCAGATAAATAAAAGTGAGGTTAGACAGGCAAGTAATAAAGGTGGAAGttggagagaggaaaggaggttGGAGGACCTCTGATTCTCCTCAGATCACAGTAAAGAATCAGGAAGGGAGGAACCCAAACAGGCCACAGAGGTCAGTGTCAGCCGGAGAGAAGGCCAGGCTGCCCTTTTCTGCTCTCCCATCCATTTCCTTCTCAAGGCCACCCAGATAAGTGGATGGACGACTAAGATGGGAAATCTAGCGTGATGTGGAAGTAGCTCTTCAACCaaccttcttcctcttctttaagCTTTTGGTTTCTCAAATACCTGCCCTGCCTCCCAATCTGCACCCCGCGCCCCGCCTCTTGGCAAAATCTCAGGGCTTTTGGGGTCAGTAGGATTCTGGCCACCTATCCAGTCCGCCCCCAAAAGCCAGACTCCACATTCGAAGGCAGTAGGTTGGGATTTGGAGAGGTGTCTCCCCGCAGGaaccccaccccttcccacctcctctccCCACTCTCTCAGCGGCCGTCAGTCTCTCCATTTCCCCCTCCTGGTCTCgttctccctcctgcctctttcGCTCTCCCTCCCCTCGCTTTCATCCTCCTATCCCCACCTCTCCAACCTCCTCTTtcatccccctcccctctcctctcctccccgcTCTCTCCTGCCCCACCCCTGGGAAGCCCCTCCCGTCGGGCAGCGCCGCCTTATAAGCGGGTTCCCTTCCCGGGGGCGGCAGCGGCTGGTCGGCGGCAGCTCTGCTGGTGCGGGGGCGGCAAGCTCAGGACCTAGCGACCGCGGCCGGAGCGCGCCGGCCACCGCCCGCACCGCCCTTCCGCCCGCCCTCCGGACGGCCGCAGCCCTGCGGGTCTCTGCTCCGGAcccacccccgccccaccccgcgCGCCTCTGCCGCCTCTTCCAGAGACACAGCTTGCCGAGCGGCCGCCGCTGCCgctgtcgccgccgccgccgccaccgcgcTAGGTTTCGGCCGCGGCCACCCTCCGCCGTCCAGGGCTTCTCCATCTCGGCCCCGGGACCCCGGCTCCCCGCCAGCCCCGGCCCCGGCACCATGTCGGAGAAGAGCGTGGAGGCAGCGGCCGAGTTGAGCGCCAAGGTACGGGCAGGGGCGGCGGCGGCCCGGCCAacgcgcccccccccccccccggctcGGCGCGGTCTACGGCCCTAGGCTGTCCCCGACAGCCCGGTGCGGCCCTGGCGCCCCGCTCCCGGCGGACCCCACTCCGCGCCCCCCCCAGCTGCCCGGCCTGGCGCTGCCTACCCCGTTGCGCGCGGCTCGCGCCAGCGCCCTCTAGCTTCCCTGCGCGCAAGGCGCCGCGGTCCCGGCCTCGCCGCTCGGTTCCGCACCCGGCCACCGCCGCGTCCCCACCCCCTCCGGCCCAACCGGGTCCGCCTCTACCTTGACTGCTTTCCCGTCGGAACTCTCTGTGTCTCACTTTACAATTGCCTCCTCCCTGCATCCCGtttccccctctctccttccagtCTGACCTCACCTTTCCGCTGCTAAGCGGTTTGAGATCCTCAAGTGTAAACAGGACTCTCCCGGGAGGCTACTCCTCTCGGGCCCCTCCCCTAGCGGCCTGACCGGCTCTTGCTTCTCTGCCCGGACCGCCTCTGCCTTTTTGCTCTCATTGCCTCCTTTCTGCCCATCGCCATGCATTCCTTTTCCAACGCCggctttcagtttcttttttcttcgtCGTCGGCTCCTTCACACCGCCCCCCAACCCCGCCACCAAAGAATCGTGAATACCTAAAAATcagaagggggatgggaatagccTTTAAAAAAGCTGAGACTTGGCACTTCGTGGCCTTGCACGGAGCTGTCCTTGCCCTCATCAGCTCCCTTCCTGGCCTCATCCCTTTGCCCTTGCCTCTCTTCCAAGCTTCCTCTAATTTCCTTAGGGAACCTGCGAAGTGTCGCTTTGGGAAATTAACGCGGCCAGGGTTTGGGGGCTGGGAGCTGGATCATGttgcggggtgggggggggggttgctgaGGAGTCACACAGTTCTCTTGGAGGCCAGGGAAGTACAAGGGGGGAGGCCAGTGGGATTAAAGGCAGTGGAAGAGGGCATATGCATGAGATCTGACAAGGTGTGCCTGTGTGGCCCTCCGGTGGGCTGTGCGATGGCATGTGACTTCAGTGAGTAGGTGTCTTTGTATGTCTAAAATCCAGCGAGTGTGTGGGACTGCCCGTGTCAGTACATTGGTGCATGTGGAGATGTAGATGTTCTGGAGCCATGTTGTTGCTTTGTGAAGCACCGAGTAGCTCCACTGTGCCTTGAGCTGTCTAAAGAGTGTGCCAGAATGCCCAAACCACCGGGCCATGTGTCCTCTAGATCGCGTGGGCGCTTCTCTGTGGCTGTGTGAATCAGTATTAGCCTGTGTCAGTGTGAGTGCCTATGCTGAGGCCAGAGAGCTACTTAGTCCAAGGACCCAGGTCACATACTCTCCTGGAAAAGGGATCATGGAAGGGCAGTGACCAGAAGGACAgtacagggaggagagggccctggcCCCTTGGACTTTGGTCTCTGGTATTctcactccctctcctcccttcctccctccctccatctgccCAGAATGGGAAACTCAGGCCAGGACTTTACCAACCTGGTACAGGGCCCCTAGGGAGAAGCTAAATTAGCCCCTGGCTCTCCTGATTCAGGATATAGGGAAAAGCCCACTAGGTGTTAGAAATGCCAAATCCACCTTGTagcaaagaaatgaagacagcagagtgagatgaaatagaAACCTAGTTAGAGTCAGACGGTCAGATGTGCTATGCTCACCTTGAAGGTGAGAGGGAATTGAGTGTGCTCTAGGCCAGCCTTTTGGCACCAAGTCCCTCTCTTATCCCCAGTTCTGCTCCGGGAAGGACACACCTTTCCAGGGTGATCTACTCATACACAAAAGTTCCATCCACATGGAATCAGGTACACAGAGTTGCACACCAACACCAGATCAGATCTCATGAGGATACCTGCAGTGTCCTCAGTTGCCTGCCAAATGATGGGGTAGGGAGAGGACTGGAATCTGAATTGGTAGGCTGATGTGTCCAGAGGATGCCCATGTGAGCATCTCCCTCTGCCAGATCAGAACAGTACATCAAGTGTGTGCTGCTGGCATCTTGGGGTGAAGGAGAAGGGGCAGTGTGGTGGAAGGGTTCACTGGATAGTACCTTCCCATCCATCTTCCCATCCCCTCAAACATAAGCCTTGTTTTTTTTGCACTCTTCATCTACCATGTCTGATACTCTTTGCATGTTTCTTTTATCCTACTTTTACCTACATTTTCATTGGAATGGCCACTTCTTCTCTTCCACCACACCAATGCATACACTattgagggagggaggagaaaactCCTGAGATAGTTTCTGGATAGGGGCAGTTAAAATGGGAACAAGGTTCTGGGAGTGTGCTGGGGTGCTCTCCACTATTCCTGTAGTGTTTGACCAAGTAGTATCTTGAGGATTAGGGagacacagattgggagaaaCAAAGGCCTGAGGAGCTGAAGGGGAAGCTGGGAGGGATGCCCAAGAGAGAAAGTACTCAGGAAAAGGCCCCAGAGGTAGACAAAAGGCAGAGCAGGGCTGGCAGTGGGAGGGGGCaggcaaaggaggaggaaggacttGGAGGGGGTGGGGCATTGAGACTGCCAGCAGATGGAGGGGATTTGCTTTGCTGAGCTGAACTCTTCAGCCTGGGAGGTTTGGAAGAACTTGACAGGGATGGGGATCAGTTACCTTGGCTGCCTGTTCTCCTTTCTTTGGAACTTTTTCTCACTCCCCTTGGGTCTTAGGGAAAGAGGTGTCTGGTGTCAATTCCTTTGTGGCCCTAATATAAGGACCCTGGTACCTCTGTTCTAAGCTGTGGCCACCTTCACTCACACACCACTAAACTCACTGCAGAGAGGGAGAACAAGGACTGGAAGGACTGAAGGGCTGTACATCATGGTGAAATAAAAGTGACTTCTTTTTCCCTTGAAGGAcctgaaggagaagaaggagaaggtggAGGAGAAGGCAAGCCGGAAAGAGCGAAAGAAAGAAGTGGTAGAGGTATGGAGGGGTCAGGTGGGAGGTGACCACATGTATTCCCCCATTCTCCCTTCCCATTATTTCATCCTTCTTCCAGTTACCTTCCTGGGGTGCTAGCCCATTCCCCCTGTCCCATTCTGAGGCCTGTTGTCACCCAGTGCCCCTTACCTTTGGTGATGGTGGTGTATGGAGGCACACAGCCAGCCTGACACCATTCCCTGTCTTGATGCTCTCAGGAGGAAGAAAATGGagctgaggaggaagaagaagaaactgcTGAGGATGGCGAGGAGGAAGATGAAGGGGATGAagaaggtggggaggggcagTTGAGGTTGGGCTGGAAAAATCAGGGCTAAAAGAACAGAGTCAGGGTGGGTTGAAGACCTGAAGCAGGGCTGAGGGCCACAACAGGGGGTCTTGCCAGAGCGTCCTGCTCTTCCCAATGACCCATTTCTGGCTCCTCagatgaaggaagaagaagaagaggatgACGAAGGGCCCGCGCTGCAAGAGAGCTGCCGAAGAGGAGGTTTGGGCTGGTTGCCGGGCCTGAGGGGCTGTCAGGGATGCAGCAGGGCTGGGGCCCTTTGGATTTGGACCCAGATCCTAGTGGTGGCACGGGCGGGGGCTGGAGCATGGCCAGCCGGGACAGGGGGAGGTCCCTCTCCCATTTTACAAACTGTCCCCACTCTTTTTCTCTCCACAGGATGAAGCGGATCCCAAGcggcagaagacagaaaatgggGCATCGGCATGAGCCCCTGCCAGTGGGCTGGGGCAGTAGGCCTCTCAGGGCCTGGAGGTGTGGGTGGGAACAGACAAGTACAGCCACCCTTCACCTGGCTCCCTACTCTGGACCCTGCACCAGAACTGCCACCCTTTCTAAAACCCAGCCTTCTCATTTCCacctctccagacactgccccTCCACCCTCACTCTGCCATTGTTCCACCTCCTGACCTCCTCCATCTGAGCTTCCCAGCTGGTCCCCAGTGGCCCTTCTCCCCTCCttgctctcttcctcccttttctcaccCACCATGGCACCTGTCCTTGTCCTTGGTAGCCTCTCCTACCTACACTCTGCATCCCCAGCCTCACGTCCTGCCCCATCCCTCTCCTGCCTGATCCCTGGATCTCCCTCAGATCCCCTCCTGTCAGACAGCGCCAGGCCGGGGTGGGGCCGGGGTGGGGCCGAGCCCCACAGctgcccccctccctcccctttttgtataatttaataaagaaacGGTCGCGCTTCTGTTTTTAACCTGTCTCCTGCTTTCCAGGGGTCTTAGTGCACTGAAAGGGTAGAAAGGGAGGAGGGTGGCTGGCTGACCTCACGCTCAACAACTCAAGAAGACAAGATCAGTTGGGTGCgctggcatatgcctgtaatttctggggcttggaaggctgaggcaggagaatggcgagttcaaagccagcctcagcaacttagtaagttgctaagcaactcagtgagaccctgtctctaaataaaatacaaaaaatgtctGGGGAAGTGATTCAGTacttaagtgcccctgagttcaatcccctgtaccaaaactaacaaacaaaaaaacaccaagaTCAGCCTTCCAGGGGTGCAGTGGAAGCCCAACTCTTCTTTTGAGAGATGACTTGTCTTGTTTGGCTTCTTGGGGATGCTCCTCCCCAGCAACGCACACAGTTCCCTGCTAACCCACACAAGATCTAGACACTGCTGAGCCCAGTGGAAAGCTACCAGCTCTATTGTGCTGAACCAGGCAAATAGAAACAGCCCCAGAAACAGGAAGTCCCGCCCTTGAAGTGGGAGAGGCTAGTAGGCCTGGGTCTCAACCTCCTAGGATCCGGAGGGAAAACTTCCTGGCATTGAAGATGCCCTCTGCCTGACACAGGAAGCAAGTTCCTTTCCAATAAGTAGGGGAGAGCTCCAGAACTTGCTCTCAGGTCTATCTCCTTGTCAATTGCCCTCCAACTCTTCCAGTTGGACTccttgggctggggtggggagcaaGAGTTGTGAGTCTCAGCTTTCCTTGTCTAACCCTTCTGCCttggtttttcttaaaattgatctgataaaatattttgcatttttccaagTTCACATCACCCTTGCCCTCTCTTGGTACAAAACCTGTGGATTGGGGAAACTTTTTACAGGGAAGAGGGATTGATTCATTGTCAACACCAGGAAATGAGAAGACACCCACAAATCACCCAGGGTCAggaccacacacaaacacagctTTTGCCTTCATACTTCCTAATCTTGGCAAATTAttaatggggggtgggtactgggattgaacccagtggtgcttgcccactgagccatgtccccattctgtttttacttttttttgagacagtgtctcacttaAGTCGTTTAGGAacttgataagttgctgaagctggctttgaacttgtgctcctcttGAGTCGCTGGAAAATTCTTTGAGaatcggtttcctcatctgtgcaaTGGTGGGGGGGGGACATTTCACGAGTGACTACATAAAGTGACAACATATGGTGACAAGCATAGAATGAAGGCTAGAAAGAATGTAGCTGTTCACACACACTGGCATTCCCTTCCCCACTTCAACTGTCAGGTAGGGTGCAGTGAAGTTTCATTTCCATCTTGTTCCCAGAAGACACTGTAAAGATAGCTGGGGAGTAGGTCCACAGGGGTAAATGAAATTCTGGGAGGTTAAAGGAAGGAGATGAGCAGAGAGGGAAGACGAAAGTGTGAATGTTGTGACTGAGGAGGTAGCTTAGAGATGGGTAAGTGGATAGTTCTCAAATATTTGGAGAGAAGGGCGTGAAATACCTAGGAAAGGGAAGAGTCTGCAGGGTGGGGAAGGGTGagaaggtggtggtggggagacCCAGGACTGAGGAAGTAAACAAGGGGAACGCTACCACAGGGGTGGAGGGTGATGCTGCTGGGAATCAACCCCCTCAGACTTTCCACTGCAAAGCGAAACCATAAGTCTTGGGGTGTGGGGGGCGGGCAAtggggagggtggagggaaaGCAGAAGGACAGGGGCCAGAGCCCTGGGAGTAGTAGAACGACATCCCAGCTCAAGACAGCCACCttgcctctgctctgctctctgctacTGCACAGTTTGATACCTGGGGTGTCCTACCCCTGCCTCATCTGGCCATCTTTCCCCTGGAATCCAGCCTATTGCTCCTCCCTCTTTTCAGGCCTCCCTCTTGGTGGTCTCCTTTCCTCTGAACTTCCTCCCTCTACCTTTCTCCTTGCAGAATTTCTCTTCTGTTCCTCAAACCCCCACCCCCTTTTCTGACCTCCTTCTTTTGGAGGGTTCAGCCTGGCCCAGGTCATAGGGGAGATGTGGGAGCCCCAGTTCCTGGTTTTGCTGCTTCTGCAACTGCTGTTGATGGCTCCAGGTAAGGTGGGGATCAGGGGATGGTTGACCTCCAGACCCACAAGAGGGGGCCTGAGCAGGGATCTCTCCATGGCTTCAAAGATCCTGAGGTCCTTAGCTCTGTG encodes:
- the Ptms gene encoding parathymosin, with the protein product MKAFEECSGRQSLHFPLLVSFSLLPLSLSLPSLSSSYPHLSNLLFHPPPLSSPPRSLLPHPWEAPPVGQRRLISGFPSRGRQRLVGGSSAGAGAASSGPSDRGRSAPATARTALPPALRTAAALRVSAPDPPPPHPARLCRLFQRHSLPSGRRCRCRRRRRHRARFRPRPPSAVQGFSISAPGPRLPASPGPGTMSEKSVEAAAELSAKDLKEKKEKVEEKASRKERKKEVVEEEENGAEEEEEETAEDGEEEDEGDEEDEGRRRRG